A window of Streptomyces sp. DG1A-41 contains these coding sequences:
- a CDS encoding ribonuclease Z, with product MSVRELVVLGTASQVPTRHRNHNGYLLRWDGEGILFDPGEGTQRQMARAGVAAHDLNRICVTHFHGDHALGLPGVIQRINLDQVPHEITAHYPKSGQRFYERLQYATPYRATVFLTEAPADGDGVLAVTPSYTLDARRLSHSIESYGYRIVEHDGRRMLPERLAAHGIKGPDVGRIQREGSLGGVSLDQVSEVRRGQRFAFVMDTRLCDGVYALAEGCDMLVIESTFLDEDEQLAVEHGHLTASQAARVARDSGVRHLVLTHFSQRYTDPDEFERQARAAGYEGELTVAHDLLRVPVPKRR from the coding sequence TTGTCCGTACGTGAACTCGTGGTGCTCGGTACCGCCAGCCAGGTCCCGACCCGCCACCGCAACCACAACGGCTACCTGCTCCGCTGGGACGGCGAGGGCATCCTGTTCGACCCCGGCGAGGGCACGCAGCGCCAGATGGCGCGTGCCGGGGTCGCCGCCCACGACCTGAACCGGATCTGCGTCACGCACTTCCACGGCGACCACGCACTGGGCCTGCCGGGGGTCATCCAGCGGATCAACCTCGACCAGGTGCCGCACGAGATCACCGCCCACTACCCGAAGTCCGGGCAGCGCTTCTACGAGCGGCTCCAGTACGCCACTCCCTACCGCGCGACCGTCTTCCTCACCGAGGCCCCGGCCGACGGGGACGGCGTCCTCGCGGTCACGCCGTCGTACACGCTGGACGCCCGCAGGCTGTCGCACTCGATCGAGTCGTACGGCTACCGGATCGTGGAGCACGACGGCCGCCGCATGCTGCCCGAGCGGCTCGCCGCGCACGGCATCAAGGGGCCGGACGTCGGCCGGATCCAGCGCGAGGGGTCGCTCGGCGGGGTCTCGCTCGACCAGGTCAGCGAGGTGCGGCGCGGGCAGCGGTTCGCGTTCGTCATGGACACCCGGCTGTGCGACGGGGTGTACGCGCTCGCCGAGGGCTGCGACATGCTCGTCATCGAGTCGACCTTCCTCGACGAGGACGAGCAACTCGCCGTGGAGCACGGTCATCTGACGGCGAGCCAGGCCGCGCGGGTGGCCCGGGACAGCGGTGTGCGGCACCTCGTGCTGACCCACTTCAGCCAGCGCTACACCGACCCGGACGAGTTCGAGCGGCAGGCGCGGGCGGCGGGGTACGAGGGGGAGCTGACCGTGGCGCACGATCTGCTGAGGGTGCCGGTTCCGAAGCGTCGGTGA
- a CDS encoding adenosine deaminase, with protein sequence MVLPKAELHLHIEGTLEPELAFELAARNGVTLPYADTDELREAYRFEDLQSFLNLYYELMAVLRTERDFEDLANAYLERAAAQGVRHAEIFFDPQAHTSRGLELGTVVEGLWRALGDSESRHGVSTRLIMCFLRDESAESALVTLQAAKPYLDRITGVGLDSAEVGQPPAKFREVYEAAAALGLRRVAHAGEEGPPEYITEALDVLGVERIDHGLRCVEDSELVERLVRERVPLTLCPLSNVRLRTVDTLADHPLPAMLDAGLMCTVNSDDPAYFGGYAGDNFDAVRDTLGLGEERLRELARNSFLASFLEDDEELRARYLAEVEAYEFR encoded by the coding sequence ATGGTCCTCCCCAAAGCCGAACTGCACCTTCATATCGAAGGCACCCTGGAACCGGAACTCGCCTTCGAGCTCGCCGCGCGCAATGGCGTCACGCTGCCGTACGCGGACACGGACGAGCTGCGCGAGGCGTACCGGTTCGAGGACCTCCAGTCGTTCCTGAACCTGTACTACGAGCTCATGGCCGTCCTGCGCACCGAGCGGGACTTCGAGGACCTGGCGAACGCCTACCTCGAACGCGCCGCCGCCCAGGGCGTGCGGCACGCGGAGATCTTCTTCGACCCGCAGGCCCACACCAGCCGCGGGCTGGAGCTCGGCACGGTCGTCGAGGGGCTGTGGCGGGCGCTGGGCGACAGCGAGTCCAGGCACGGCGTCTCGACCCGGCTGATCATGTGCTTCCTGCGCGACGAGTCCGCCGAGTCGGCCCTGGTGACCCTTCAGGCGGCCAAGCCGTACCTGGACCGGATCACCGGCGTCGGCCTCGACTCGGCCGAGGTCGGGCAGCCGCCGGCGAAGTTCCGCGAGGTGTACGAGGCCGCCGCCGCGCTCGGGCTGCGGCGGGTCGCCCACGCCGGTGAGGAGGGGCCGCCGGAGTACATCACCGAGGCGCTGGACGTCCTCGGTGTGGAGCGGATCGACCACGGGCTGCGCTGTGTGGAGGACTCGGAGCTGGTGGAGCGGCTGGTGCGGGAGCGGGTGCCGCTGACGCTGTGTCCCCTGTCGAACGTCCGGCTGAGGACCGTCGACACCCTCGCCGACCATCCCCTGCCCGCCATGCTGGACGCAGGCCTCATGTGCACGGTCAACTCGGACGACCCGGCCTACTTCGGCGGGTACGCCGGTGACAACTTCGACGCCGTGCGCGACACCCTCGGCCTGGGCGAGGAGCGGCTGCGCGAGCTCGCCCGCAACTCCTTCCTCGCCTCGTTCCTGGAGGACGACGAGGAACTGCGGGCGCGGTATCTCGCCGAGGTGGAGGCCTACGAGTTCCGCTGA
- a CDS encoding 5-dehydro-4-deoxyglucarate dehydratase: MTVSAGPGAVAHRLRDGMAGGVLSFPLTSFRDDGTLDPDGFRAHVAGRLDTQPGAVFSACGTGEFFSLDEDEYRQVVTITVEEAAGRVPVVAGTGYGWAQAVRFARIAEDAGADALLVLPHYLVAAPQDGLVAQLEQIAARTRLPLIAYQRGQVEFTAESLKRIAALPGVIGLKDGHSDLDRLQRLTLAAPEDFLFFNGAATAEIQARAYAAVGVPAYSSAVHAFAPEIADAFFTALRDGDHGTVDKLLRGFYAPLVELRDRVPGYAVSLVKAAARLRGHPVGPVRAPLTDPSPADLAALTALLTAGLDLVGAAP, from the coding sequence ATGACCGTGAGCGCTGGACCGGGTGCGGTCGCGCACCGGCTGCGGGACGGCATGGCCGGTGGCGTGCTGTCGTTCCCGCTGACCAGCTTCCGCGACGACGGCACCCTCGACCCGGACGGCTTCCGCGCCCACGTCGCGGGCCGGCTCGACACCCAGCCCGGCGCCGTCTTCTCCGCCTGCGGCACCGGCGAGTTCTTCTCGCTCGACGAGGACGAGTACCGGCAGGTCGTCACCATCACGGTCGAGGAGGCGGCGGGCCGCGTACCGGTCGTGGCCGGGACCGGGTACGGCTGGGCGCAGGCCGTCCGGTTCGCGCGCATCGCCGAGGACGCCGGCGCCGACGCGCTCCTCGTGCTGCCGCACTACCTCGTCGCCGCCCCGCAGGACGGACTGGTCGCCCAGCTGGAACAGATCGCCGCCCGCACCCGGCTGCCTCTGATCGCCTACCAGCGCGGACAGGTCGAGTTCACCGCCGAGTCGCTCAAACGCATCGCGGCCCTGCCGGGCGTCATCGGCCTCAAGGACGGTCACAGCGACCTCGACCGGCTCCAGCGCCTGACCCTCGCCGCGCCCGAGGACTTCCTGTTCTTCAACGGCGCCGCCACCGCCGAGATCCAGGCCCGCGCCTACGCCGCGGTCGGCGTCCCCGCCTACTCCTCCGCGGTCCACGCCTTCGCCCCCGAGATCGCAGACGCCTTCTTCACAGCCCTGCGCGACGGCGACCACGGCACCGTCGACAAGCTCCTGCGCGGCTTCTACGCCCCGCTCGTCGAACTGCGCGACCGCGTCCCCGGGTACGCCGTGTCGCTGGTGAAGGCGGCGGCCCGGCTGCGCGGCCACCCGGTGGGCCCCGTACGTGCCCCGCTCACCGACCCCTCGCCCGCCGACCTGGCCGCCCTCACCGCCCTCCTCACGGCGGGCCTCGACCTCGTAGGAGCCGCTCCGTGA
- a CDS encoding histidine triad nucleotide-binding protein has protein sequence MAGEPQDDCLFCKIVAGTIPATIVRETETTVAFRDINPQAPTHVLVIPKAHHENAAALAAADPALTADVLREAQAVADEEKLDSYRLVFNTGSGAGQTVWHVHGHVLGGRGLDWPPG, from the coding sequence ATGGCAGGGGAACCCCAGGACGACTGCCTGTTCTGCAAGATCGTCGCCGGAACCATCCCGGCGACGATCGTCCGCGAGACGGAGACCACCGTCGCGTTCCGCGACATCAACCCCCAGGCCCCCACCCACGTCCTGGTCATCCCCAAGGCGCACCACGAGAACGCCGCCGCACTCGCCGCGGCCGACCCGGCCCTCACCGCGGACGTGCTCCGCGAGGCCCAGGCCGTCGCCGACGAGGAGAAGCTGGACAGCTACCGCCTCGTGTTCAACACCGGCAGCGGCGCCGGCCAGACGGTCTGGCACGTGCACGGTCACGTGCTGGGCGGCCGCGGCCTCGACTGGCCTCCGGGGTAA
- a CDS encoding IclR family transcriptional regulator yields MSDTGGVREVKSAARTVELLELLAARGDRPARLQELADELDVPRSSMYALLRTLISRGWVRTDVTGSLYGIGIHALLTGTGYLDSDPRVRVVRPYLDEASEALGETIHMGRLDGRDVAYLATRESHEYLRTISRVGRRLPAHVGALGKALLAERPDAELPEGPYEALTRNSHTSRESLAADLARIRARGYAVDREEGVTGIVGFGFALRYDTPALDAISCSVPVARLTPEHEERIVAVMREIRAKVEATVPVAGSVHWR; encoded by the coding sequence ATGTCAGACACAGGGGGCGTCCGCGAAGTGAAGTCCGCGGCCCGCACGGTCGAGCTGCTGGAGCTTCTCGCGGCGCGCGGCGACCGCCCGGCGCGGCTTCAGGAGCTGGCCGACGAACTCGACGTGCCACGCAGCTCGATGTACGCGCTGCTCCGGACGCTGATCTCGCGCGGCTGGGTCCGCACCGACGTCACCGGCTCCCTGTACGGCATCGGCATCCACGCCCTGCTCACCGGCACCGGCTACCTCGACTCCGACCCGCGGGTCCGGGTCGTACGGCCGTATCTCGACGAGGCGTCCGAGGCGCTCGGCGAGACGATCCACATGGGGCGGCTGGACGGCCGGGACGTGGCGTATCTGGCGACGCGGGAGTCGCACGAGTACCTGCGCACGATCAGCCGGGTGGGGCGGCGACTGCCCGCGCACGTCGGGGCTCTGGGCAAGGCCCTGCTGGCGGAACGCCCGGACGCGGAGCTGCCCGAGGGGCCGTACGAGGCGCTGACCCGGAACTCGCACACCAGCCGGGAGTCCCTGGCCGCCGACCTCGCCCGGATCCGGGCCCGCGGCTACGCCGTGGACCGGGAGGAGGGCGTGACCGGCATCGTCGGCTTCGGGTTCGCGCTGCGCTACGACACCCCGGCACTGGACGCGATCAGCTGCTCGGTGCCGGTGGCCCGGCTCACGCCGGAGCACGAGGAGCGGATCGTCGCCGTGATGCGGGAGATCCGGGCGAAAGTGGAGGCGACGGTTCCAGTGGCCGGGTCGGTGCACTGGCGTTAG